AGGTTGCGGACGATAAAGTCGCGGTGCACATAGACTTTGGGCTGCGCCAACAGGGGCGGCAGCAGCGTATCGACGGTTTGCTGCCAAAGTTGGCGTTGTTTGAATGTTAATTCGCGCCCCAATTCTTTTGCGACAAACCATTCCGGGAACAGGTTGATTTCGCGCAGCATCGTTTCACGGTCATATTCGGGCAAAACCCCTTCACGGCTTGCCTTCTGTAATTCGACCAGCTCGCCGATGGCCTCCAAAAGCAGGGCTTTGTGTGCCGTTTCGCCCTGTTCCTGAAGCATCGCGGTCAAAAACGTCGTATTGCCCAAGTCGTTCAATACCACAAACCCTAAATCCGTGTCCGCGTGCAATACCTGCGGCACATTGACCATGTCAAACAGTTTCTGCACCTTCAAATAAGGTGCGACACTCATCTTGTCGGGCGGCGCATCCATGCAGACGACGCTGCTGCCGTCTGAAAACGTTGCACGGAAATAGCGGCGGAAATCAGCATCCGCCGCCGCAAAGGCCAGTTCGAAACTGCGGCCGGAATAGATGGTCTGAAGCCAATTTTTCAGTTCGATTTGTCGTTGCATAACAGTACTAAAGCATTTCAGGTTACAATAAACGCTATTCTAACTGGCAAACCGACCTGAGGGGCAATTTTGGCTCGTTTATTTTCACTCAAACCACTGGTGCTGGCATTGGGCTTCTGTTTCGGCACGCATTGCGCCGCCGCCGATGCCGTTGCGGCGGAGGAAACGGACAATCCGACCGCCGGAGGAAGCGTTCGGAGCGTGTCCGAACCCATACAGCCTACCAGCCTGAGCCTCGGTTCGACCTGCCTGTTTTGCAGTAACGAAAGCGGCAGCCCCGAGAGAACCGAAGCCGCCGTCCAAGGCAGCGGCGAAGCATCCATCCCCGAAGACTATACGCGCATTGTCGCCGACAAGGTGGAAGGGCAGTCGCAGGTCAAGGTGCGCGCGGAAGGAAGCGTTATCATCGAACGGGACGGCGCAGTCCTCAATACCGATTGGGCGGATTACGACCAGTCGGGCGACACCGTTACCGTAGGCGACCGGTTCGCCCTCCAACAGGACGGTACGCTGATTCGGGGCGAAACCCTGACCTACAATCTCGAGCAGCAGACCGGCGAAGCGCACAACGTCCGCATGGAAACCGAACAAGGCGGACGGCGGCTGCAAAGCGTCAGCCGCACCGCCGAAATGTTGGGCGAAGGGCATTACAAACTGACGGAAACCCAATTCAACACCTGTTCCGCCGGCGATGCCGGCTGGTATGTCAAGGCAGCCTCTGTCGAAGCCGATCGGGAAAAAGGCATAGGCGTTGCCAAACACGCCGCCTTCGTGTTCGGCGGCGT
Above is a window of Neisseria sp. Marseille-Q6792 DNA encoding:
- the amgK gene encoding N-acetylmuramate/N-acetylglucosamine kinase AmgK, whose translation is MQRQIELKNWLQTIYSGRSFELAFAAADADFRRYFRATFSDGSSVVCMDAPPDKMSVAPYLKVQKLFDMVNVPQVLHADTDLGFVVLNDLGNTTFLTAMLQEQGETAHKALLLEAIGELVELQKASREGVLPEYDRETMLREINLFPEWFVAKELGRELTFKQRQLWQQTVDTLLPPLLAQPKVYVHRDFIVRNLMLTRGSPGVLDFQDALYGPISYDLVSLLRDAFIEWEEEFVLDLVIRYWEKARTAGLPVPEAFDEFYRWFEWMGVQRHLKVAGIFARLYYRDGKDKYRPEIPRFLNYLRRVSRRYAELAPLYALLVELVGDEELETGFTF